Proteins encoded in a region of the Ziziphus jujuba cultivar Dongzao chromosome 3, ASM3175591v1 genome:
- the LOC112492397 gene encoding uncharacterized protein LOC112492397, with the protein MGLLNIALAVMLVLSVVYFEPSRASRMLHDEEEIAKKKLGLQSLQRGDLPPSGASGCTYIPGTGGSSCPLNGKHHAGHVLSHATAYPRLTVQLGVATNQK; encoded by the coding sequence ATGGGGCTTCTCAATATTGCCTTGGCTGTGATGCTTGTTCTTTCTGTTGTGTATTTTGAGCCAAGCAGAGCCAGTAGGATGTTGCATGATGAAGAAGAAATAGCCAAGAAGAAACTTGGCCTTCAGTCCCTTCAGAGAGGAGATCTTCCTCCATCAGGTGCATCTGGGTGTACCTATATTCCTGGTACTGGAGGCTCAAGCTGTCCACTGAATGGGAAACACCATGCAGGCCATGTTTTATCCCATGCTACCGCTTATCCTCGCCTTACGGTCCAATTGGGTGTGGCAACCAATCAGAAATGA
- the LOC125423257 gene encoding soyasapogenol B glucuronide galactosyltransferase: MRPDCIVSDMFFPWTLDLADELGIPRLAFRGTSYFSLCAEHCVRTYQPHKNSINSDAVDIVSLPGLPHKIEMLISQLPDWLRTTTHFTHLMEPITEAEEKSYGILMNSFHELEKAYEEHFPTTIGLKSWSLGPVSLWANQDLSEKTERCKISGSEDRLEVIDWLNSKPQNSVLYVSFGGLTKLPANQLNEIANGLESSGHTFIWVVRKKENDEYEQAFPKGFEERMKESGNGFIIKGWAPQMVILDHPAIGGMVTHCGWNSMLEGLNSRLPMITWPMFAEQFFNEKLLVDVLRIGVAVGVKEWRDWGNEGGGLVVKREEVEKAVRLLMGGGEEAVDMRKRVSKLQDEAKKAVEIGGSSYSSLLALIDELKTLKKLKN, encoded by the coding sequence ATGCGACCGGACTGTATCGTCTCCGATATGTTCTTCCCGTGGACACTCGATCTCGCTGATGAATTGGGAATCCCTAGATTAGCCTTCCGTGGTACTAGTTATTTCTCACTCTGCGCCGAGCATTGTGTCCGAACCTATCAACCCCACAAGAACTCCATAAACTCTGATGCTGTTGATATAGTTTCGCTGCCTGGTTTGCCTCATAAGATAGAAATGCTGATTTCGCAGCTACCGGATTGGCTCAGAACGACTACGCATTTCACACATTTAATGGAACCCATTACAGAGGCAGAGGAAAAGAGCTACGGTATTCTCATGAATAGCTTCCACGAGCTCGAAAAGGCTTACGAGGAGCATTTTCCGACTACCATAGGATTGAAATCATGGAGTTTGGGACCGGTTTCTTTATGGGCAAATCAGGATCTCTCTGAAAAAACAGAGAGATGTAAAATCTCCGGCAGCGAAGATCGTCTCGAGGTCATAGATTGGCTCAATTCCAAACCTCAAAATTCGGTTCTTTACGTCAGTTTCGGAGGACTAACAAAGCTACCAGCAAACCAGCTCAACGAGATCGCTAATGGACTTGAATCTTCGGGTCACACATTCATCTGGGTAGTCCGGAAAAAGGAAAACGATGAATACGAACAGGCTTTTCCAAAGGGTTTCGAAGAGAGAATGAAGGAAAGCGGAAATGGATTTATCATCAAGGGTTGGGCACCGCAGATGGTGATTCTGGACCACCCTGCAATCGGTGGAATGGTGACGCATTGCGGTTGGAATTCGATGCTTGAAGGGTTGAATTCCCGGTTGCCGATGATCACTTGGCCCATGTTTGCAGAGCAATTTTTCAACGAGAAGCTTCTGGTTGATGTGCTGAGAATTGGAGTGGCTGTGGGAGTGAAGGAGTGGAGAGATTGGGGAAATGAAGGAGGAGGTTTGGTTGTGAAGAGAGAGGAGGTTGAGAAAGCGGTGAGGTTGTTAATGGGTGGAGGAGAAGAAGCTGTGGATATGAGGAAAAGGGTTAGTAAGCTTCAAGATGAAGCAAAGAAAGCTGTGGAGATTGGAGGTTCTTCTTATTCCAGTCTCTTGGCTCTAATCGATGAGCTCAAGACCTTGAAGAAGTTGAAGAATTAA
- the LOC107422971 gene encoding glu S.griseus protease inhibitor-like — MASNCSSSTDKSSWPELVGTNGEAATEFINKENPKVRAQTVKEGSMVTADFRCDRVRVWVDEGGFVKSVPKIG, encoded by the exons ATGGCAAGTAATTGCAGCAGCAGTACCG ACAAGAGTTCATGGCCAGAGCTGGTGGGAACAAATGGAGAAGCAGCAACAGAATTCATCAACAAAGAAAACCCAAAAGTCAGAGCCCAAACAGTGAAGGAAGGATCAATGGTTACCGCCGATTTCCGGTGCGATAGGGTCCGTGTTTGGGTCGATGAAGGTGGCTTTGTTAAatcggtacccaaaattggctAA